A region of the Vibrio tubiashii genome:
TCACTGATCTCGATATCAGAACACAAGAGATCTAAGTTAACTAATTGGCGTTGCATCTCAACTTGATTAAGCAATGTCCAACACGAGGTTTGAAAAAATGGCGAGAAATAGAGCCAATTGTCAGCTTCATTATGATTATTGACCTTGGCAGTAGAGACGATCACTGGGAAAGATAAATCAGGAACAAGCTGGGCAAGGATAAAATGACTGCCGTGAGCAGAGACTTCTATTTCATACAGCATCTCGAACCACTGCTGCTCCGAAACAAAGGTTGCTAGGTTAATTAGCATTACAGCATCGGGTAGTTCCATTGCATAGCGGCTATGCAGCGTGTAATAGAGCTCGGTATGGTTTTCGATATTGTCGATGACGCTATCGGCGAAATCCTCTTCATTTTGGGTAAATTTGGGTAAGGACTCCAGCCCTAAACGCTGAGGTTGATTTCGGTACTTACTTTTGATTTTCCAGACATTAAAAGCACACCAAGCTTGTGCCCAGTTATCAAACAAGGTTAGTGCTCTTTGTTCGAACTCATGCCATTGTTGTGGTTCGTTCTTTAAAGGTGAGTTAACGTTAACCAAGTAGTAAGGTGATTGGAGTTTGGTTGCGATGTTTTTGTAGCGAAGTGAACTATCCTGTTCGCTTATTTGAGCGAGACGCTCGTTAAGTACATGTTTAAAAAAGTGATTACTATCTACACCGAAAAGAGTTTCGATCTGTTCAAATAAAGCACATGCGTGCGCATTGTCCTCTTTTTCAAAAAGGGACGATTCAAAATTGTTAGCCATAGACGTTTGTATAATTATTTTGTTTATTTTGGCCAACCAGTATTCATTTAGGTGCCTATTTGTGCAATTGAATTAGTATGTTTATGCTAATTAATCGGGTGTTAATATTAATATTAGTGATGCAGAGCACGAAATAAACCAGGGGGAGTGGTCTGTCACGGGCGAGAGTTGCGTTTGAGAATTACAGTTCCGCAAAACGCGCTAGTGAACCAGATTTTTGGTTCTAGACGTGTTTTGTTACCCATATCAGTGTTTTACCTTCATACACATTCTGATTTGAGATAAATACCTGACAATCTTGTTAATAGCAGCCTAATCTTCTGGCTTCAATTATCAATAAATGCCAATAATTGGTAGAAATTCTGCCTTTTTAGAGAGCTATCTTGTTGTTTTGACGGTTAATTTGTACTCATTGAAGAAAAAAGTTGGCGAAAATCATAAGCTTGGCATACACTTTCCAAGGTAAAGCCGATATGTTGTTGATTGGCTTGGTGAAATGTTTAGGTGCTGCCTTGCGGTGGCAATGTTTAACACAGCTTTGAGGAAAGTTTTATGGCGCTCACAAAGGCCGATTTGGCTGAGAACCTGTTTGAAAAGCTCGGATACAGTAAACGGGATGCCAAGGAAACGGTTGAGGCGTTTTTCGAAGAGATTCGTAAGGCACTGGAAAGTGGCGAACAGGTAAAACTGTCTGGATTCGG
Encoded here:
- a CDS encoding acyl-homoserine-lactone synthase is translated as MANNFESSLFEKEDNAHACALFEQIETLFGVDSNHFFKHVLNERLAQISEQDSSLRYKNIATKLQSPYYLVNVNSPLKNEPQQWHEFEQRALTLFDNWAQAWCAFNVWKIKSKYRNQPQRLGLESLPKFTQNEEDFADSVIDNIENHTELYYTLHSRYAMELPDAVMLINLATFVSEQQWFEMLYEIEVSAHGSHFILAQLVPDLSFPVIVSTAKVNNHNEADNWLYFSPFFQTSCWTLLNQVEMQRQLVNLDLLCSDIEISDTSSAKYENALWQNITVQEKCCEIVRLTVSGNQSQKIFSLYLSQKRLMAQLDKLSFQVAFVVIEQPLMIQYYQSLTNGAYLKMSYCHVSDSGFATYKGLWFIKSLSQALSECNYRRYKVSTITQLKQHRHQGQELQYA
- the ihfA gene encoding integration host factor subunit alpha is translated as MALTKADLAENLFEKLGYSKRDAKETVEAFFEEIRKALESGEQVKLSGFGNFDLRDKNERPGRNPKTGEDIPISARRVVTFRPGQKLKARVENIKVD